A region of Alteromonadaceae bacterium 2753L.S.0a.02 DNA encodes the following proteins:
- a CDS encoding mannan endo-1,4-beta-mannosidase, which translates to MIGEAELTLCATDTGSWGAENGEICLSESMCPGMASGVQAPARGAPVNPNANASTVAVYNYLESIWGSYTIAGQMDLTWQDNIDQYQRCINDTGRAPALMGYDFMNYGEFWNGISGIQQTEEAIAHWQRGGLVAFTWHWRDPTAADGVIGEFYTDDTDFMIPISNGQLDTSSPSYAAIEADIELIATELQTLQDAGVTVLWRPLHEASGGWFWWGRSDRTDGVPAAYAQVVLWQHLYERLTNDYALNNLLWVWNGQSGAWYPGDDYVDIVSVDIYDGQQNYESQIGPYALTASYPQQVKMVALSENSNMPDPDLMAADGANWLWFMVWNDVDTAEGVTSSDNFWTGEYYNTNAHKMHVYNHERVITLDELPAF; encoded by the coding sequence ATGATCGGCGAGGCAGAGCTCACCCTATGCGCTACCGATACCGGCAGCTGGGGTGCTGAAAACGGCGAAATTTGTCTGTCTGAAAGCATGTGCCCCGGCATGGCCTCCGGTGTGCAGGCCCCTGCTCGCGGTGCGCCAGTCAACCCCAACGCCAATGCAAGCACCGTTGCGGTTTACAACTATCTTGAGTCGATTTGGGGTTCTTACACAATCGCCGGACAAATGGATTTAACCTGGCAGGATAATATCGATCAGTATCAACGCTGTATTAACGACACAGGTCGCGCACCCGCATTAATGGGTTACGACTTTATGAACTACGGCGAGTTCTGGAATGGTATTTCCGGCATTCAGCAAACCGAAGAAGCCATTGCACACTGGCAGCGCGGCGGCCTGGTAGCATTCACTTGGCACTGGCGCGATCCCACCGCTGCCGACGGTGTGATTGGTGAGTTCTATACCGACGATACCGACTTTATGATTCCTATCAGTAACGGCCAATTGGACACAAGCAGTCCGTCCTACGCCGCCATCGAAGCGGATATTGAGCTGATTGCCACTGAACTGCAGACTCTACAAGATGCCGGTGTCACTGTATTGTGGCGACCACTCCACGAAGCGTCTGGTGGCTGGTTCTGGTGGGGACGTTCAGATCGTACCGATGGCGTACCTGCGGCCTATGCGCAAGTGGTATTGTGGCAGCATCTCTATGAGCGCCTCACCAACGATTACGCTCTAAACAACCTCTTGTGGGTGTGGAACGGTCAGAGCGGTGCCTGGTACCCCGGTGACGACTACGTAGATATTGTGAGTGTCGATATTTACGATGGCCAGCAAAACTACGAATCACAAATTGGACCCTACGCGCTGACTGCGTCTTACCCGCAACAAGTAAAAATGGTCGCATTGAGTGAAAACAGCAACATGCCCGACCCCGACCTTATGGCTGCCGATGGCGCAAACTGGTTGTGGTTTATGGTGTGGAATGACGTAGATACCGCCGAAGGCGTGACCAGTTCAGACAACTTCTGGACCGGTGAATACTACAACACCAATGCGCATAAAATGCATGTTTACAACCATGAACGCGTGATTACGCTGGATGAGTTGCCTGCGTTTTAA
- a CDS encoding peroxiredoxin, with protein sequence MRFLLAINSLILIVFAHASLAVPTIDTAAPLFTATDSNGKTVSLKDFTGKTVILEWTNHECPFVKKHYGSGNMQKLQQKYTDEDVVWLSVISSAKGKQGYVTGKEANKLSRDRSAKPSYVLLDESGEIGHMYAAKTTPHMYIIDPKGTLRYMGAIDSVRSADPADIPEATNYVTQAMSELSAGKPVSEKATRAYGCSIKY encoded by the coding sequence ATGCGCTTCTTGTTAGCCATTAATTCGTTAATATTAATAGTGTTCGCCCACGCAAGCTTGGCGGTTCCCACAATCGACACAGCAGCACCTTTATTTACCGCTACCGACTCCAACGGTAAAACCGTGAGCCTTAAAGATTTCACAGGAAAAACCGTGATACTTGAATGGACAAATCACGAATGCCCGTTCGTAAAAAAACATTATGGCTCCGGCAATATGCAAAAACTTCAACAAAAATACACAGATGAAGATGTGGTCTGGTTGTCGGTAATATCGTCAGCAAAAGGAAAGCAAGGCTACGTAACAGGAAAAGAAGCCAACAAACTTAGCCGTGATCGCAGCGCAAAACCCAGTTACGTATTATTGGATGAATCCGGTGAAATTGGTCATATGTATGCCGCCAAAACAACACCGCATATGTATATTATCGACCCGAAAGGCACCCTGCGTTACATGGGCGCAATTGACAGCGTTCGTTCTGCAGATCCGGCCGATATTCCTGAAGCCACAAATTACGTTACCCAGGCGATGTCGGAACTCAGCGCTGGCAAGCCCGTGAGCGAAAAAGCTACCCGAGCTTATGGGTGTTCAATTAAATACTAG
- a CDS encoding inner membrane protein: MTLQLIAQALGFVSFGLGVLCFYQKDDRRLKIIMIIMSLNNTVHFALLGAPTASFGAALSMARAWLALHTSSLWAALAFIGLTLVIGAQMADRLVDWLPIVATSIGTYALFCLKGIKLRMAFLCGAMCWLANNIIVGSIGGTLLEITLLAVNLNTIRRISFGNKKAEIQQAIENPVNLQNGS, from the coding sequence ATGACACTTCAACTAATCGCACAAGCGCTGGGCTTTGTCAGCTTCGGCTTAGGTGTGCTCTGCTTTTACCAGAAAGATGACCGGCGCCTTAAAATCATCATGATTATTATGAGCCTCAACAATACGGTTCATTTCGCGCTTCTGGGGGCACCTACCGCCAGTTTTGGTGCGGCGTTATCCATGGCCAGAGCCTGGCTCGCCTTGCACACCTCATCGCTTTGGGCCGCGCTTGCATTTATCGGCCTGACACTGGTAATTGGTGCACAAATGGCGGATCGCCTGGTCGATTGGCTACCCATAGTGGCAACCAGTATCGGCACTTACGCACTTTTTTGTTTGAAAGGCATAAAACTGAGAATGGCATTCCTCTGCGGCGCTATGTGCTGGTTGGCGAATAATATAATTGTTGGCTCCATTGGTGGCACTCTGCTGGAGATTACCTTACTCGCGGTGAATTTGAATACGATACGTCGAATCAGCTTTGGTAATAAGAAAGCAGAAATTCAGCAAGCCATTGAGAACCCGGTCAATTTACAAAATGGAAGCTGA
- a CDS encoding thiol:disulfide interchange protein DsbD, which produces MQITALQKQLVVMAALALAPSLALSAASPWVTQEHIEVRLLSDKNAINNNEPFLLGWELKPEAGWHVYWQNPGDSGMPPAISFQTDAIKTGEVLWPFPHRIPYGPLLNYGYEHVILPVEASLKTTTEATTQHAETSVTILAKTSWLVCKEFCIPGKASLSLELPIRQETLVSQYADSIQKYLNKVPKKLSVIGGEALASMQSVTFTVYASAPIFKNVKHLEFFPINEQLVEAASMPQLKWKNNFLEITQKRSSDFSSMPPEISGVLVVDHAQAWQFSLKAN; this is translated from the coding sequence ATGCAAATCACCGCGCTTCAAAAGCAGCTTGTCGTCATGGCTGCGCTCGCTCTGGCTCCCAGTCTAGCGCTCAGTGCCGCGTCGCCCTGGGTCACCCAAGAGCATATCGAAGTGCGCTTATTAAGCGATAAAAACGCCATCAACAACAACGAACCCTTTTTATTAGGCTGGGAACTGAAGCCGGAAGCCGGCTGGCATGTTTATTGGCAAAATCCTGGCGACTCCGGTATGCCGCCCGCCATCAGTTTTCAAACGGATGCGATAAAAACCGGTGAAGTCCTTTGGCCTTTCCCCCATCGCATTCCCTATGGGCCGCTGCTCAATTACGGTTACGAGCATGTAATTTTGCCTGTTGAAGCCTCTCTAAAAACGACGACTGAAGCCACAACGCAACACGCAGAAACTAGCGTCACGATATTGGCTAAAACGTCGTGGCTGGTGTGCAAAGAATTTTGTATTCCCGGTAAAGCGAGCTTAAGCTTGGAATTGCCGATACGCCAGGAAACACTCGTTTCGCAATACGCAGACAGCATTCAGAAATACTTAAATAAAGTTCCCAAAAAATTATCAGTGATTGGTGGCGAAGCGCTGGCCAGCATGCAATCGGTGACTTTTACGGTTTACGCCAGCGCGCCTATTTTTAAAAACGTCAAACACCTTGAATTTTTTCCCATCAACGAACAGCTCGTCGAAGCCGCCAGCATGCCTCAATTAAAATGGAAAAATAATTTTCTTGAAATCACTCAAAAACGTTCGTCTGATTTTAGTTCTATGCCCCCCGAGATTTCGGGGGTGCTTGTAGTAGATCATGCACAGGCTTGGCAATTCAGCCTAAAAGCAAATTAA